Genomic DNA from Pseudomonas fluorescens:
GGACGGGGCGCCACGCCAACAAGCGTCATATGACGTCGGCAAAGCCTTTGCGTGTCCGCTGGAACCAGGCGAACCCTGAGCAGGCAATCAGTACGGAGGTCGCCGAATAAGCGGCCAGTTGCCCCCATTGTGGCGCCTTGCCCCAAAACAGGACATCGCGAACCATTTCCACCGGCAGTGTCAGGGGATTTGCCTGCAGGGCGACCTGGTAGCTTTGGGGCAGGGTCGAGAGTGGATAGAAAATCGGTGAGAGAAACAGCATCGCCGTGATGATAATGCCGATGAACTGGCCGATATCGCGCAGGTAGACGCTTATCGAGGCGAGAAACCAGGAGATTCCCAGCGTCAGCAGCACCAATGGGAACAGCACCACCGGTAGCAGAAGCGCGGTTACCGGAGGGGTACCGAACAGGACGATATAGAACACCAGCCAGGCCAGGACGCTGACCGCCATGTGGAACAGTGCTGCGCCGAGCGACACCAGGGGCAGGGTTTCCAGTGGAAACACGATCTTCTTGACGTAGTTGGTATTGGCCAGCACCAGGCCTGGCGCACGGTTCACGCATTCGGAAAACAGGTTGAAGACCAGCAGGCCCGCGAACAGCACCAAGGCGAATTCGCTCTTGGATTCACCGCCCCCAGACCAGCGGGCCTTGAAAACGACACTGAACACGAATGTGTAGACCACCAGCATGAAAACCGGCGTGAAGAACGACCATAGAATACCGAGCATCGAGCCTTTGTAGCGACCGATGACTTCCCTGCGGATCAACACGTAGATCAAGATTCGATTGATCAGGACACTCTTGAGCATGGCAACGGGGGACGTGCTGAACGACTGCATCGGAGCTTGATCCTCAAGACAATAGCGGAAGCTCCTTGAGCGCATCCTCATGGAGTAGGCCCAGTGTAGATTCATTCGAAGTTTTTTATCCCATCTGTGCTTAACTCATCCGCAGCATCCAGCGAAGGACTGATTCAGTAACGCCGCAATAATGGCCGTGATTCATGGAAGGGTTTTGCCGATGTCGTTTGAAGTGGCCATCCGCGCCGAAAACCTGAGCAAGTGTTATCAGATTTACGATGCCCCCAAGGACCGCCTGTTGCAGATGCTGGTGCGCGGCAGGAAGCGTTTCTATCGCGAGTTCTGGGCCCTGGACGATGTTTCCCTGACCATCGCAAGGGGGGAGACCGTCGGTATCATCGGCCGTAATGGCAGTGGCAAATCCACCTTGTTGCAATTGATCTGCGGAACGTTGATGCCGACCCGGGGCAGTGTCCAGGGGCAGGGTCGGATTGCGGCGTTGCTCGAGCTGGGGTCTGGTTTCAATCCGGAGTTCACCGGCCGGGAAAACGTCTATGTGAATGCGGCGGTGCTGGGCTTGAGTCGCTCGGAAATCGACGCTCGCTTCGATGACATCCTCGCTTTTGCCAATATCGGCGACTTTATCGACCAGCCCACCAAAATCTATTCCAGCGGGATGCTGGTGCGGCTGGCCTTCGCCGTTTCGGTCTGTGTCGAGCCCGAGATCCTGATCGTCGATGAGGCCCTTTCCGTCGGCGATGCCTCGTTTCAATTCAAATGCCTGAATCGGCTGGAAGAACTGGCTGCCAAAGGCACGACCCTGCTGTTCGTCTCCCATGACATGAGCATGGTCAAGCGCTTTTGCCATCGGGTCATCTATCTGCGCGCAGGCCGGGTCGTTGCCAGTGGTTCGCCCGATGAAATGGCCGAGCTGCATTTGCTCGACATGCGCGACGAGCAACGCCGCTGGGCCAGTGGCGGGGTCATACCGGTGACGCGCAAGTCCTTCATGGGCGGGCAGGAGGGGATGGCCTTTGGGACCGAAGAGGGGCACATCAGCGCTGCCTGCTTCACCAACACCCAGCAGCTCTCCTCCAGTTACCTGTATGGCGACGACATCGAGATTCGTGTCGAGGCGTTGCTGCATGAGTCGATCACTCAACCCAACATCAGCTTCACCATCCAGGAAGCCAGGCTGCTGGTGATCGGCGGGGGGAACTTCGCACTGCAAGCAGGCCCGGCCGAGAATGGCTGGCGGCGCGCGGCGATCACGGTGCGCTTCCCGGCCAACCTCGCCGAGGGGCGCTATCATGTCACGCTCAAGCTGTTGCACGGCGCGACGGAAGACACCTCGCAACTGATCGAGAAACAGGTGGCGCCCTTGGCGTTCGACATGTTGCCGAACCACAAGCATTTTCTGGGCATGGTTGACCTGGGGTTGCAGAGGATCGACCCTGGACCAGTCGAGTCGCTTGCCAAGGCCTGCGGGACTCAAGGAGAGAAGGTCTTGACGCAACACCTGGACGAGCGCACGTGGCAGGTCGCTATATTCGGAACCTTTGATGTAGAAAACTACGGTGATCTGCTGTTTCCGATCATTGCCGAGGCGGAATTGGTCCGGCGCTTGGGTTCAGTCAACCTGCATCGTTTTTCCTATCACGGAAAAAATCGACCTGAATGGCCCTATGCGGTGACGTCTTTGACGCAGTTGCCTCATGTAGCGGCCAGCCTGGATGGCGTTTTGATCGGCGGGGGCTTCCTGATCCGGTTCGATAAAGTCGTTGCCCACGGCTATGGTCCGACAACCGCCAATATCCATCACCCCACCGGTTACTGGTTGACCCCTGCGCTTATCGCGCAGCAGCACGGGGTTCCGGTCATATGGAATGCCCCCGGGATGCATTGCAACAGTATTCCCGACTGGGCCAGGCCGTTGTTGACGATGGCCCTTGAGCAAAGCCAGTACGTGCGCGTCCGTGATGCGCTGTCGCGCGATGCCCTCGGTGCACTCACCCCGCAGGCCGAGATCGAAGTGCTGCCCGATACCGCGTTCGGCTTGCCCCGCCTGATCGATGAGCAGCAGCCTTCCGTCGAGTTCGTTCGCCTGCGTGAGCAGGCCGGGTTGACGGGGCCCTACATCGTGATCCACGCCATTCATGTGGTGGAATCTTTTGTAAAACTGTTCGAAGACCACGCCGAGGCGTTCCAGGGCTATCAGTTTTTGGTGGTGCCGATAGGCCCTGTCCTGGGGGACGATCCGTCGGTCATTGCCGGGCGCTTGCCTGGGGCCGTCACCTTGTCGTTCTGGCCGGAACCGTTGCTGATGGCGGAAATTCTCAGCCAGGCCCAAGCGGTGATCGGCCATAGTTACCACCTGGCAATCACCGCCCTGGCGTTTGGCGTCCCGGTGTTTTGCTCGGCGGACCTGACCACGGGCAAATACACGGCGTTGGCTGGGTTCGACACACTCCACGCATTGCCGGATGTGGCGACGGTCGATCCGCAATGGTTTCTCGCGCGGGTGGGCAAGACCCGCCCATCGCCCGCGGCGCTTGCGGCGGCAGATCGGTTGGTCGAGCATTGGGACCGGGTCGCGGCGATCATTCGCCAGGGCAAAACGTCGTCCCAGCCGGTGTTGGGCGCTTTTCTACAGCATCTGCCCAATCTGCTTGAAAGCGCAGCCCAGGGTCGCGACCCATTGCCGGCTGAATGTCCGGCAAGCCCCGTCGTGGCGGAGCCTGAGGTCATCGAACCGACGCCGGAGCCGGCAACACAGGCGCTCGCCCAGCAGCAACGGATTGCCCAACTCAGTCAGCAACTGGCCCTCAGTGATGCCAGGATGCTTGAGTTGCAGAACTCCAATTCATTCCGAATGACCGCGCCACTGCGTTCCATTGCCCGTGGTATCAGAAACCTGACAGCGAACAAGAACAGACAATGCTAGATCTCTCTCGTCTCACGCCAGCGGCGCTAAAGTCTCACCCGTTCTCATGGGCTGAAATTGGCAGTCTGTATTCGGCCGGGGATGCCGCTGCGTTGGCGGCAACCTTCCCCCATGATCACTTCAAGACGGTGAGTGGCTATGGGGGTGAAAAAAACTATGACTATGAGGCACGCGCCCTGGTAGACATGGGCAGCCATACCATCGCTTTCCCCGAAGAACTGAGCGAGGCGTGGTTGAGGCTGGCGCAGGATCTTGGCTCGGCCGGCTATCGAGAGGCCATGTCGGAGCTGACCGGGGTTGATCTGCGCAGCGTGCCGATGGAGGTCAACGTTTTTCATTACGGTCCTGGCGCGAGCCTGGGGGCCCATCCAGACCTGCCCGATAAACTGGTCACCCATATCCTGTATTTCAATGAGTCCTGGGACCGCAACGACGGCGGGTGCCTGAACATCTTGCACCGTAACGATCCCACTGCCGTGGCGGCCGAGATCGAGCCCCTGGTGGGCAACTCGGCGATCCTGGTACGTTCGGATAACTCCTGGCATGCTGTCACGCCCGTGGTGAGCGGCTGTCATTCCTCCCGCCGCAGCCTGACGGCAACGTTCTACCGACCGGGGTCCCTCAGTTCCATGTGGCCACCGGGCGACAGCACTCCACTGCATGGATACCCACGTGCTTAAGCTCGACAGCACCTTGATTGACCGCGACGCCGCCTTGGCTCAAAGAGATGCGGCCATCAATGAGCGCGATATTGCCTTGGCAAAAGTCGACTTCCTGCAAAACACCCGTTCGTGGCGTTTCACTCGCCCCTTGCGCTCGCTGTTCCGATGGATGCGTTATGGGTTTGCCGCTACCCAGGAGTTCCCCGACACGGCCGCTGCAATCGTCTACCCGGCCGCACCGGAACCGTTGCCGAACGTTGAGGTGGAGGCTGATTTTGACACGAAGGGACGCCTGGATATTCTCTGCTTCGCCAACATCGATTGGGCCGCACGCTTCCAGCGACCGCAGCAGTTGATGAGTCAGTTTGCGAGCAATGGTTATCGGGTGTTTTATATCGTCCCCGCCCGTGTGCCGGAACAGGCACAGCTCTATGGATTGACATCGGTGGCGCCCAATGTCTTTGAAGTGGTCCTGCAGCGCGAGGCGCAAGAGGCGTATTACGAAAAAATAGTGACGCCTGAAAATCATCAGGCGTTGCTGCGTGCCCTGGCTGCATTGGTCGCCGACATGCAGATCAGAACCGCCCTCTCGGTGGTGCATATCGCTTACTGGAGCCCCGTGGCACTCAGCCTGCGAGCCATGCATGGCTGGCGTATTCTCTATGACTGCATGGATGACTGGGATGGTTTTCCGAACATCGGCGAACAGCTGCTGAGCGAGGAAAAGACCCTGGTTGCCCAGGCGGATCTGGTGACCGTTTCCGCCGCGTTGCTTTACCACAAGTGGTGCGCCCATAACCCACGCTGCGTGCTGGTGCGAAACGCGGTGGATTTCGCTTTTTTTCGGCAGCACTGCTTTACCAATGATGTGCTGAACGGGCTTGTCGGGCCTGTCATTGGTTACTACGGTGCCCTGGCGCAATGGCTCGATTTTCCTTTGCTGGCGGCGTTGGCGGACAGGCGGCCAGAGTGGAACTT
This window encodes:
- a CDS encoding 2OG-Fe(II) oxygenase, whose translation is MLDLSRLTPAALKSHPFSWAEIGSLYSAGDAAALAATFPHDHFKTVSGYGGEKNYDYEARALVDMGSHTIAFPEELSEAWLRLAQDLGSAGYREAMSELTGVDLRSVPMEVNVFHYGPGASLGAHPDLPDKLVTHILYFNESWDRNDGGCLNILHRNDPTAVAAEIEPLVGNSAILVRSDNSWHAVTPVVSGCHSSRRSLTATFYRPGSLSSMWPPGDSTPLHGYPRA
- a CDS encoding ABC transporter permease, encoding MQSFSTSPVAMLKSVLINRILIYVLIRREVIGRYKGSMLGILWSFFTPVFMLVVYTFVFSVVFKARWSGGGESKSEFALVLFAGLLVFNLFSECVNRAPGLVLANTNYVKKIVFPLETLPLVSLGAALFHMAVSVLAWLVFYIVLFGTPPVTALLLPVVLFPLVLLTLGISWFLASISVYLRDIGQFIGIIITAMLFLSPIFYPLSTLPQSYQVALQANPLTLPVEMVRDVLFWGKAPQWGQLAAYSATSVLIACSGFAWFQRTRKGFADVI